CGACTTTATCGCAAAGCCTTTCCGGGAAGATACCCTGGTCAAGGTGTTTGAACAATGGCTCCCCCGCCAGGCCTTTGACATCGACCGCCTGAAGGAAAACCTGGGTGACGCTGCCACGAGCGAGGCGATAACGGCCATCCTGCAAGCCACGGCCCTAGACCTGGAGCGCACGAGAACGGATCTTCAACAAGTAAAAAACGACAACGGGCGTCTAAGGGCCCTCGCCCATCGTTTATACGGCACCGCTACATCCGCGGGGATGACGACCCTGGCGGCTTTGTCCCGGGAACTGGAAGTGTCGGACGGCGACAAAGATGCCGCCCCCCTGATCGGGGAGATCGGGCGCTGTCTGAAAGCCATCGAACGTACGCTGGCCGCCTTATAGGCGGATTTTACCACGGACTTTCCCCCCTGTCCGGAATGTCATTGCTAAAGTACTTCCCCGTAGGCCCATCGGCCCCGATGGTAGCGTACTTGACGATAATCGCCGCCGCGTCTTCCACAGAGCCCGGGCCATTGTGGCGGTTAAAGTCTGTAGCAGTATGCCCAGGGCACACGGCGTTCACCTTGAAGGGGGTATCCCTCAGGTCATAAGCCAGCGCCACCGTATAGGCGTTCAGGGCCGATTTGGAAGGACCGTAGGCGCCGCCCTTGATGGCGTAAAACTTCCACCTGGGATCGCTGTGCAGGGTCAGGGAGCCCAGCAAGGACGTCACATTGACGATCCGGGGCTCGGGAGACTGGTGGAGCAGGTCGATAAAGGCGCCGACCATGTCCATGGCCCCGAATACGTTGGTATTATACACTTCCCGGGCCAGGGCCGAAGTGGTGGTGGAGGCCGGTTGCGGGAAGCCCCCACTGATGCCGGCGTTGTTGATAAGGACGTCGAGCGAGGACACGGAAGCCCGCGCGGCAGCGATCGAAGCCGGGTCTGTGACGTCGAGTTGCAGGGCCGCTACCGAAGAAAGCCCTTCCGCATGAAGCTTTGCGGCGGCGGCGGACCCTTTGGCGAGGTCCCGGCTACCGATATACACGAAATACCCTTGCTGCGCCAATTGCCTGGCGGTTTCAAAACCGATGCTTTTGTTCGCGCCTGTGATGAGTGCTGTCTTTTTCATGACACAAAGCTAGACAGCGCGTATAAAAAGCCCGTTGCACTCTGAAAGGTTTCAATGGTACATTTCCCGGATATAGGTCCGGTATTCGACCGGGGTGCGCTGGGTAAGTCGTTTAAAGAACCGGTTGAAATAGGACGCGTCCTCAAAACCCAGCTCGAACGCGATCTCCTTAACGGCCCGGTCCGTATAGAACAACAGGCGCTTGGCCTCCACGATCAGGCGATCATGGATGTGCACGATAGCGGGCTTGCCACTTTGCTCCTTGACCACGTCACTCAGATGACCTGGAGATAGGTGAAGCCTGTCCGCATAGTCCGCCACCTCGTGGAGTGCTGCAAACGACTCCTCGATCATGGACAGGAAACGGTGGAGCAACACCCGGTCGGGCGTAGACGCAGCGGCGCTGTATTGTTCGGTATACAACCGGCTCAGGTAGATCAGCAATACTTTCGTATAGGCCAGCAGCATGTTTTGGTGCCAGGGGCCCTTGTTGCCGTATTCGGCGAGGATCTGGCCAAGAAGGCCTTCCACGAATACGACATCCGCTTCGCCTAAGGTAAGCTCGTGGCCGCCCTGTGGGTTCCGGATCAGCGGCAGGTTTTTGAGAAAACCGCTTTCGTCCAGTGCCAGGAATTCCTCGGTAAAGCTGATGCCCACCCCTGAGATAGGTTTGGGTTCTTCCTTTAGATGGACCTGGTGCGGGACCGTAAAATAAAAGGTGTTGGGCTGTAAAACGTAGGGCTTCATGTCCACCCAGTGCCGGCTGCTCCCGTTCTTGACAAAACTCAGGAAAAAATAATCCTTCCGGTGCGGCACCAGGAAGTCAAGCTTTACATAGCCCGACGAACGATCGTACCAGAACGCACGAAAACAGGGGTTGCCCGTCGCGGGATCCGGTTCGAAGGGATAGTGTGGGATGGGGATCTCGGCGGTGATCATAGACAACCCTCCATAATGTCGCCAATGACACACCTGCCGGCGGCGTCCTCGGAAACGATCGACGCCAGCTTCGTCCTGGTCGCCACCAGTTGCCGGATGGTCTCGTCTATCCGCGCGATCTTTCGTTGCACATAACGGATACCCCGCTCCGGCTGCATCACCCCTTCCTCCATCAGGGTGATGATGCCCAGGGTTTCCTGGAGGGTAAAACCGTACTCCTTGATCTGCCGGATGGCGCACAACCGGCGAAGGACGGACTCCGGGTAGTCCTTGAACGCAAAGCGGTTCCTTGTCCGGTCTTCCAGCCGTATCAGGCCTTTTTTCTCATAAAACCGGATAGTATCCTTGCTAAAGCCCGACTTTCTGGAAAGTTCGCCGATCCGCATAAAAAATATTTTTGAGGGGTGGTGAACACCGTTGACTATACTCCAAGGTGTATGTTTGTCCGGCTAAAATACTGAATTATGGAAAAGGAACCTATGTCCCTCTATACCATCCGTTTCAGCGACTGCGACCCTTTCGGGCACCTGAACAACGGGCGCTACATCGATTATTTCCTGAATGCCCGGGAGGATCATCTCCGTGATCACTATGGGATCGAACTCAATGAGTGGGCCAAAAGGGGGATCGGTTTTGTCGTCAACCGGCACGACATCCGTTACCTGCGCCCCGCGGGCTATAACGAACGCGTAGCCATCCGGTCTGCGTTGATCGGTTGGACCGACACGGAACTACACGTGGAGTTACAGATGTGGGACGAGCCGCTCCGGCAGTTGAAGGCGATCGTTTGGACGAGCTTTACCCGTGTCAACGCGGCGACCGGGCGGAAGGAAGCACACACGCAGGAGACGATCGAATTCGTCCGGTGGGCCTTGCTCGAAGGGGGCCCGGAGGGCCTGGACGAGCGCATCGCCGCGCTCCGTACCGCGAATGCCTGACCCGTTCTTAAAGCCTCTTCGAGGACTCCCGGACAAACAGCTTCGGTCGTAGCACCTCCTCTACATGATACATATCCTCCTGGTTGTGCATCGCCTCGATAAACAGCTTGGCCGCAGCCTTCCCCATGTCAAAGGACGGCTGGTCGACGCTGGAGATGGTAGGGGTCAGCAGGTTGACGATGGGCTCGTTGTTAAAACCCACCAGGCCGATGTCGTGGGGCATCGAGAGTCCCTTTTCCTTAATGGCCAGCATCGCCCCCAGCGCCATCCGGTCACTGATGGTAAAGATCGCGTCCGGTCTTTTGCGCATGGCCAGCAATTCAAGCGTGGCGTAGTACGCATAGTTCTGGTTGAAGTCGCAGTGAACGACCAATTGCCTGTCGATATTGACCTTTCGTTTTTTCAGCGCTTTGAGATAGCCGTCCACCCGGCTGTTGCTGACGCCTAAGTTAGCCGGACCCGCCAGCACCGCGATCCGTTTGTACCCCTGGTCCAACAGGTGTTCGGTGGCCAGCAGCCCGCCCTCTTCGTTGTCCAGGCGCACGCTCGGCGCCGTGAGGTGCGGCGTGACCCGGTCGAACACGACCATGGGTAGCCCTCTGGCCTGTACCTTTTTAAAGTGATCGAAGATCTTCGTTTCGCTCGACACGGACACGATAAACCCGTCGACCAGGCTGTCCAGCAACCGTCCCGTGTTGAGGATTTCCCGGCCGAACGATTCATTGCTTTGACAGACCATGACCGTATAGCCCGCTTCGAGGGCGACCTCGTCGATGCCCCGGATCATCGTGGACAGGACATAATCCAGATTGGGCACGATCACCCCGATCGTGTGCGTTTGTTTTTGACGCAGGCTCAACGCCAGCTTGTTGGGTTGGTAGTTCAGCTCCTCTGATAAAAGGACCACCGCCTGTTTGGTTTCGGCGTTTATATCGGGTGCATTTCTGAGGGCCCTCGACACCGTCGAAATGGAGATCCCCAGCCTTTGCGCGATGTCTTTTATCGTAGCGGGTTTGTTCATTACGGTATAAAGATAGGGGGAAAAATATGCCCGATGGACCAACTGCCGATAGCGTTACCGGAAACGTTGCCGGTGAGAGAATATTTAAAAAAAAGAGGTACTTCGCTGGAAATACTGAATGAAAATTAAAGATTAGGGGATTTTTTTTGAAATCTTTTTCTGCACAGGAGACCGCATTCGCCCCATGTTTGAAATAATATTGATGGAAATGCAACTATGAAGATAAACGGCCTGGTTAAAGGTTTTGTAGAGGATGAAAGCCTTCCTTGGGAAAGTGTGGGTGATGGTGTTCAACGGAAAATACTGGCGTATGACGATCGCCTGATGGTGGTGCGGGTGCGTTTCGAGAGCGGGGGCATCGGCCCCTTGCACCATCACCCGCATTCGCAGATCACCTACGTCGAAAGCGGTGTTTTCGAGATAGAAATGGACGGAGTGAAAAGGGTGTTGAAAGGAGGAGATGCTTACTACGTAGCCTCCGGCCTGGTGCACGGGGCGGTATGCCTGGAACAGGGTGTCCTGGTCGATGCGTTTAGCCCCACCCGTGAGGATTTCTTGCTATAGCGCCCAAAATTGATTGCTGATGAAAAGGATGTTCTTTGCTGCTTTACTCCTGTGTCCTTTGTATAAGGACGTTTTTGCACAGACACAACTGTTGTCCAGGTCCGACATGATCAAACTGGACTTCCGCCTGCTTGCCGAAAGGAAGCGCGCGGTACAGGCCCATGACCCGGCCTGTCAAAAGGCGTTTGCCCAACTGCGGGAAGACGCCGACGGTTTTTTGGGCTGGGGACCGGTGAGTGTCATGCAAAAGGATGGAATGCCGCCCAGCGGCAGCAAGCACGATTATATGAGCATCGCGCCCTACTTCTGGCCCGACCCGTCAAAGCCGGGCGGGGTACCTTATATAGGCAGGGATGGAGACGTCAACCCCGAAGTCAAAAACTATAAGGACAAGGAGAACATCACCAAACTTTGTGACGGCGTCTATACACTGGGTCTGGCGTATTATTTCACCGGGGAAGAGAAGTATGCCCGGCATGCGGCGGAGCTTTTGCGCGTATGGTTCCTCGATACCGCTACCCGGATGAACCCCAACCTGAATTTCGGACAGGCCGTAAAAGGCGTCACCGACGGGCGGGCGCCGGGGTTGATCGAAACCCGGAATTTTGCGTTCCTCCTCGATGGGGTGGACCTTATAAAGACTTCGAAGGCCTGGACAGCGGGTGATCAAAAGGGCCTCAAAGACTGGTTCCGGTCTTTCCTCTTTTGGCTGCAGACCAGCCCGATCGGGTTGGACGAGATGCATGCCAAAAACAACCACGGCGTCTGGTACGATGCCCAAAGCCTGTCCATTGCCCTTTACCTGGACAGCACACAGCTGGCGAACCAGATTGCGCTGAGGGCGGCCGGAAGGCTGGATGCGGAAATGAACGACGACGGCCTTTTCCCCCTGGAGCTGAAACGGACGACTTCCCTGCACTATTCGGTTTTTGTGCTGAACGCGTTTTATGTGATCGCCCAGATGTCGGAACAAACCCCGACCAACCTCTGGACGTGGACGTCTCCTTCAGGGAAATCGCTCCAAAAGGCATTTGACGCCATCCTGCCTTTCCTCGACGGGGACAAGCCGTGGACGGGTCCGCAGATCCATCCCTTTGAATTCAAAAATGCGGTGCCCCTTTTATTGAGGAGCGCCCAACGATATGGCTGTACCACCTGTCCCGAAATGATCAAAAAGATCACCGGGGACCAGGAGGGACGCCTGCTGTCAAACCTTCTATAGTTCTTTTTAATAACGATTGCCATGCCAAAACTATTTTTTCCACTCTTACTGCTGCTATGCGCCTATGTCCCGCTACAGGCGCAAACCATCAAGGTGACGGGGACGGTGGTGTCCGCGACCGGTCACCCTGTTTCGGGTGCTACGATTCACCAAAAAGGCGGAAGCGCCGGTGCGATCGCCGCAGATGACGGATCCTTTTCGATCGACGTTCGCCGGACGAAAAATCCCATCCTCATCGTGACGGCCATCGGTTATGAATCCACCGAAATCAAAGCGGAGGAAACCCCGCTAAAGATCGTCCTCAAGGAAACCTCCAAGGGGCTGGAGGACGTTGTGGTGGTCGGTTACGGGACCACCCGGAAAAAAGACCTGACCGGGGCGGTGGCTTCCGTCCCTATGCGCGATGCGGACAAGGTGCCGGTGATCGGTACGGACCAGATGCTTGAAGGGCAGGTGCCCGGGGTACAGGTGACGCAAAGCCAGTCTCAACCCGGGGGCACCGTTTTCTCCATCCGGATACGCGGAACCAACTCGATCAATTCAAGCAGTGAACCCCTGTACGTCGTTGATGGTTTTGCGGGGGCCGATATCACCACCATCAATCCTTCGGACGTCCAATCCATCGACATCCTCAAAGACGCCTCGGCCACGGCCATTTACGGCAGCCGGGGTGCCAACGGGGTCGTCATCATTACGACGCGCCGGGGCAGGGTAGGCCGCTCCCTGACGATCGAAGCCTATACGGGCGAGCAACAGGTCACGAAAGAATACAAGATGATGAATGCCCAGCAATACGGCAACTTCCTCATCACCCTCCAGACCCAGCAAAACCAGCTCAACAATACCAACATACCCCCACCGTATACCCAGGCCCAGGTCAACGCCATGGGCGCCGGTACCAACTGGCAAAACCAGATCTTCCGCGTCGCCCCCGTGTCGAATATGTCGGTGGGGTTGAGCGGCGGAACCGAGGATAGCAAGTACTACCTCGGTCTGAACTATTTTGACCAGCAGGGGATCATCATCGGGTCCGATTACAAACGGGGGATCGTCCACTTCAACCTGGATCAGTATATGGGGAAAGTCCATGTCGCCGTGTCGTCCCAGGCGTCCTACGGGTACCAGGACGCGCCCACGGTCAATACCAGCGGGGGCGGGACTACGCCCAGCGTCCTGTGGGATGCCGTCCGTTTCAGCCCGATCCTCCCCGTCCGGGACAGCACCGGTGCCTATACCTATGTCAACGGTCCAGGCCCGATCGTGTCTCCTATCGGCAACCCGGTGGCGTATGCCAACGAGGCCCAGGACGGGAACTATGGACTAAGGGCCTTTACCAACGTGTTTGCAGACTATGAACTGCTTCGCGGGCTTCACCTGCGGAGCACCTTTGGCGTAGATTACCTCAACGGAGGGGAACGGAAGTTCGTCCCCACCGACCTCTACGTTGCGGCCGCCAACGGCGGGTCCGCTTCCCAAAGCTCTACCCAGAACTATACCTGGCTCAACGAAAACACCATCACCTACGATAGGGAATTCAACCGCATCCACGCCATCAACGTCGTGGGCGGTTTTACCTTCCAGCACTGGTACCAGAAAAGCTTTAGTGAAGGCATCACCAACCTTTCCACGAATGCCGAAGGATCCAACAACTTAGGCGTCGGTACACCAGGGACGCCCGCTTCTTCCTACCAGGACAACGTGCTCTCTTCCTATTTCGGGCGGCTGAACTACCGCCTCATGGACAAATACCTCTTCACCTTCACCATGCGGGCGGACGGATCTTCGCGTTTCGGGGCCAACAACAAATGGGGCTACTTCCCCTCCGGGGCCTTTGCGTGGAGACTGTCGGAGGAGCCGTTTATCCGCCGGATCAAAAAGATCAGCGACCTGAAACTCAGGACCAGCTATGGGGTGACAGGTAATCAGGAGATCGGGGATTATCAATCTTTATCCGCCTATTCCAACAACGCCTATTCCCTGGGCGGAACGCCCACCCCGGTCGTCGGCATTTCCCCCAGCAACATCCCCAACCCCAGCCTGAGCTGGGAATCCACCGCCGCCTTCGACGCGGGGCTGGACCTTGGTCTTTGGAACAACCGGGTGACCTTTACCGGGGACTTCTACTATAAAAAAACCTCGAACCTCCTGTTGAACGTCAGCATCCCGCAAACCTCCGGCTACTCCAGCATCCTGGAAAATTCCGGGGCGGTGCAAAACGAGGGGTTCGAGTTTGGGATCAACAGCCGGAATATAGAAACCCACAAGGTCAAGTGGTCGACATACCTCAATTTTTCCACCAACCGCAACAAGGTCCTGAGCCTGGGCAGCAACCAGCAGATTTATGCCGGGGACCTGAGCAGCAGCATATTCCCGTCCGCTACCTTCAAGTCGGGGATCCTGCTGGTGGGTAAACCCATCGGTTCCTTTTACGGCTACGTTTTCAACGGCATCTGGCAGACATCACAACAGATCGCCGAAAGCGGTACCAAACAAGCCGTCCAGCCCGGAGACCCCATCTACAAAGACCTGAACGGGGACAGCCTTATTAACGGTTCCGACCGGACCATCATCGGTCACGCCTTGCCCAAGTTCACTTACGGGATGACCAATACCATTACCTACGGCCGGTTCACCCTGAACGTCTTTATCCAGGGGGTCTATGGGAACAATATCTTCGACGAGAATTTGTACGAAGTGCAAAACGGGTCCAACAACTTCAACCGCCTGGCCTATATCGGTACGGAAAGCTGGACGGGACCCGGCACCAGCAATACGCTCCCCAGGGTCAGCAGCGTCCTCCGGAGGAGTATGGGGGTCACCAGCGACGTGATCAAAAACGGGAGCTATCTGAGGTTCAAGACAGTGACCTTGTCTTACGAGTTGCCGCTCCCCAAAATGACCGCCGTGTTCAAGTCCGCGTCCGTGTATGCGACCGTCCAGAACCTGGCCACCATCACGTCTTATCCCGGTTATGACCCCGAGGTCAATTCTTTTCCCACCAGCAACGCCCTTTCTTTGGGCACCGATTACAATGCCTATCCGAACTACCGGACCTACCTGGTCGGCGTACGGTTTGGATTTTAAAAAACGATTGTCATGAAACGAATCATAGGATTTTTCGCCCTGCTGGCCAGCGTTTCCTGTACCAAACAGCTCACGGAAACCCCCCACAGCTTTCTGACGCCCTCCAATTTCTATAAAACCGCCGCGGACGCCCAGACCGCGCTCAACGGCGTCTTTTCCCCCTTACAGGCCCAGACCTATTACCAGCGGACCGTATACATCGTCGGCGACCCCATGGATATGTGGTACCCCAATCCCATTTCGGGCGACCGGGGTGACCTGTACGCGGGTACCTATACCGGCACCAACAGCGAGGTCACCAACTGGTGGGTCAACAGCTACAAGCTCATCAAAAACGCCAACGACGTGATCGCGTACGTACCGGGGATCAACATGGACGTGCCCACCCGGAACAACATCGTGGGCAACGCCCATTTCCTGAGGGGCATGGCCTATTTCGACCTCGTCCGGGCTTATGGGGACGTCCCGCTCCTGCTGGCGCCCTATTCCGATAGCGTACCCCTTTACCCCAAACGGACCGCCGCCGCGACGGTATACGCCCAGGTGATCGCAGACCTCCAGTATGCCGAGACCAATTGCGTCCACATGGCCCAGATCCCCACTGCCGACATCGGCATGATTTCCACCGAAGCCGCTTCCGCCATGCTCGCCCGGGTTTACCTCCAACACGCAAGTACCTCGTTTGCCAACGCCTCCGATAACCAGAACGCGCTTGCCGAGTGCAACAAGGTCATCGCGTATGCCCAGGCGAATCCCACCGTGCTCACCCTGGTGTCCAGCTATGCCAGTATTTTTGCCGTGGGTACCAAGAACGGTCCAGAATGCCTGTTCAGCATCCAGTTCGGCGCGGCCCCCAACGCCGTCAACCTCACCAACCGGATGTTCGATCCCACCACACTCCCCACCTACGGAGGATATGGTTCGTTGATCGCGCTGAATTCCTATTTCAACTCCTTTGATCCCGAAGATACCATCCGCCGTGACGTCGCCGTGGGCACCGTCTCCGGCGGTTTCCACTGGATCTCCAAGTACCGTGACCCCGGTGTTAAGGCCGGTGCCAGCGGACGCAACAACTTTATCGTGCTCCGCTATGCCGACGTCCTGCTCATGCAGTCCGAAGCCCTCAACAACATCAACCCCGCCGACCCCACCAAGTTCAACGGCATCAACCAGGTCCGGACCCGGGCGGGGCTTGCGAACAAATTGCTTACTTTTACCAATACCCCCGCTTCCTCCGATTTCATCAACGCCCTCGTCAACGAAAGGGCATGGGAGCTTGGAGCCGAAGGGCAACGACGCTGGGACCTCATCCGGCTGGGCAAATACCAGTCCATCAAGGCCGCCCAGGGGTACACCATCGACAACAACCATTTGTTTTTCCCTATACCACAAAGTGAACTGGATGTAAATCCGAACCTTGTGCAAAATCCCGGCTATTGATGACGCGCATCCCCTTTATACTCTTTTTCGTCGCCCTCGCCGCTGGCACTCGCGCCCAATTCGTCAGTCTGAACAAAACGGAATTGTCCACCCTTCGTCACCTGATCGACACCAGCGACGCGTACAAAACCGTTTTCGCACCCCTGAAGACCGCCGCCGACGAGGCCCTCGGACAGACCCCCAACCCCATCGAAAAGATCCGGTCCGAGGGGCTCCTCCAGGGTAACCCCCTCAAGACGGCGAGCCTCAAGGCTGTCGAAGACGGGCAGAAGGTCTACAGCCTGGCGCTCGTCTACCGGCTCGATCGCCAAAGACGCTACCTTGACAAAGCCCGCGACTACCTGCTCGCCTGGGCGCGCACCAACAAAGCCACCGGCGACCCCATCGACGAGACAAAGCTCGAAGACATGATCACCGGCTACGACCTCGTGCGCGGCGAGTTTTCCACCGCGGACCGGTCCCCGGTCGACGCCTGGCTCGACAGCGTTGCCGCCGCCGAAGCTTTCAGCAAGTACGCCAGACCCGGGAAAACCACCTCCTTCAACAACTGGAACTCCCATCGTTTGAAGATCGTCACGCTCATTGCGTACACCATCCATACGACAGTATACGACACCATCTGCCGGCAGGGTCTCGAAGCACAGCTGGCCGTCAACCTCAACGCCGATGGCACCACCTGGGACCTCCTCGAAAGAGACGCTTTTCACTACCACCTTTACGACCTTGAACCCTTGCTCAGGACCTGTATGGTGCTGCAGCGCGCCACCGGCAAAGACTATTTCACCTGGCAAACCCCCAAAGGTGCCTCCATCAAACACTGTGTCGACTACCTCCTGCCCTACATGACCGGTGAGAAGACCCACGGGGAGTTTGTCAACAGCAAGGTGGCCTTCGACCAACAGCGCGGAAAGAACCACGAGAAGGGGTACGAGTCGGGGACGCTTTTCGATCCCAAAAACGGGTTGTATGCATTGTCGCTGGCGGCCTACTTCGATCGTTCATACCTGCCAGTGATACAACAGGCCGGCGGCGGCGGCTTTTTTAGCTGGACGCTCGCGATGTCGCTGCTCCAGGCGCGACAACCCTAGGGCGCGACAACCCTAGGGCGTGACGGGCGGTATACCATACTTGGAAAAGACGCGTTATCTTGCCATATGCGTCTTGCTGCCCTTTGGTTTGCCCTGCTCTTGATAACTTGCCCCGCCGCGGCCCAACTTCAGGGGAGTGTGAGCGGCCGTTTACTGGACACGACCCAACACGAAGTACTTGACGGGGCCACCGTTCGTCTCTTACGGATCGTAGGTAAGGACACGACCACTGCGGCTACGGCCTTAACCCGGGGCAATAACTTTAGTGTTGGCCGGCTCCCCCTGGGAGATTACCTGCTGACCGTAAGCTTTCAGGGGTATCGCACCTGGTGGGGGCGCATCCGTCTAAGCGACCGCCAGCCGGACATCGTGCGTCTACGGATCTACATGCAGATTGCCATGGCGGAACTCGGGGACGTGGTCGTCCGGGATGAAAGACCGGTGCGCGTACACGGGGACACGACCAGCTACGCAGCGGACCAGTTCCACACAAGGCCCAACGCGGCGGTAGGCGACCTTCTGCAAAAGATGCCCGGGATAGATATCCTGCAGACCGGTACCTTGATGGCCCAGGGGGATACCGTCAAACAGATCCTCGTCAACGGAAAACGTTTTTTTAGCAACGACCTCCAGGTCGCGCTCCGGTACCTGCCCCGGGACATGGTGGCGACCATAGAAGTTTTTGACGACAAAAGCGACCAGGCCAAGTTTACGGGCGTGGACGATGGTGTCCGTATCCGAACGATCAACATCGTGCTGCGAAAATCCATCAAGGCAGGCTTGTTCGGACAGGCGGAGGCCGGCGCCGGTGGGGATGGGAACGAGACCCTTTACTCGGGTCGGGTGGGGTTGCACCAATTCCACGGCAACATGATGAACTCCCTCATCGGGCGGGCGGATAATACCACACCCGTCATGGGTGGCACCCAGCGGAACCTGATGGGGGGGATCAATTTCTCCGACCAATGGACAAAGCGAACCCAGTTTTCCGGTAGCTACCAGGCCAACGGCCAAAAGGGAAATTCATCGGTGGGGTCTTATACCGAGAACCTGATCCCGGGTGACAGCTCGATCTTTAAAACCCAGCAATCAGGCAGCCAAAACCATGGCAACGGTCAAAACCTGAACCTGAATTTTGAGACCGACCTGGACAGCGCCGACCACCTGACCATCCGGGCCAACGGGTCGGTGAATTCGAACGTCAGCAGCAATCAAAATACCTCCACCTCCATCAAGGGAGTGACGGTTCCTTTGAATAACGCCAACAGTACGTCCGGGAGTTCCAATTCCACCACCAACGGCGGCGGCTCCATCCTTTGGGGACGACGGCTGGGGAAAAAAGGACGGAACTTTTCGGTGTCGGCGGACATCAATGCCACCAACGGGACCGGCAGCGGGACCAATCAATACCAAAACACCTATTTCAACCCGGGCCGCCCGGACAGCCTCGCCTCGGCGAACCAGTACTACACCGATCCCAACAAAAACTTCTCGTATGGAGTGGCGGTATCTTATACCGAGCCCCTGAGCAAACACTCCTCCCTGACGGCTGACTACCGCTATTCCTTCGTCCGGTCTCGCACCGGCCGCGCCACCAGCGAGTGGGACAGCACCACCCATCGGTATGATGTACCGGATTCGCTGCTGACCAATCTTTTTGCCGACCGATACTGGAAACACTCCGGTGGTCTCCGGTACCAATATGGGAGCAACCACCTCCAGGCCACGGCCGGCCTGAACCTCCAGGACGGGGAGAACCAAAGCAACAACCTCAGTAACGGCACCACCCTGTCGCAACGATACCTCAACCTTTCCCCCCTGGCCACCCTTGACTTTATGCCCAAGGGTGGTAAAAGCATCCGGATAGACTACCAGGGCCAGACGACGCAGCCTCCGCTGACCGCGCTCCAGCCCCTGGTGAACAACAGCAATCCCCTCAATGTGATCATTGGTAATCCCGGGCTCCGGCAGTCGTTTACCCATTCGGTGGGCGTTTCTTTCCGGACGTTTAGCCGAAAAGACTTCAGCCATGTTTTTGCCTCCGTGCGGGCCTCGGTCACGGAGAACCAGGTCACCGACCGCACCACCGTCAACCTGGCCACCGGGGTCGATACCACCACCTATTCCAACCTGAATGGGAACTATAACCTTTCGGGGAACTTCGATTATGGATTCCGGTTAAAACACCCTGCCTCCAATGTCGGTTTGGGGCTGGACCTGGGGGATATGCACAGTGTCGGCTACATAAACGGCATCCTGAACACGTCCAGCAATTATACCCTGGCGGGCAATATCAAATGGACCAGCAGCCTGCCCGATCACCTCGATTTGAATGTCAGCTACCACCCTGCGTACAACATCGCGGTGTATTCCGCAGAGCCCTCGCAAAACACCC
This sequence is a window from Dinghuibacter silviterrae. Protein-coding genes within it:
- a CDS encoding outer membrane beta-barrel protein, coding for MRLAALWFALLLITCPAAAQLQGSVSGRLLDTTQHEVLDGATVRLLRIVGKDTTTAATALTRGNNFSVGRLPLGDYLLTVSFQGYRTWWGRIRLSDRQPDIVRLRIYMQIAMAELGDVVVRDERPVRVHGDTTSYAADQFHTRPNAAVGDLLQKMPGIDILQTGTLMAQGDTVKQILVNGKRFFSNDLQVALRYLPRDMVATIEVFDDKSDQAKFTGVDDGVRIRTINIVLRKSIKAGLFGQAEAGAGGDGNETLYSGRVGLHQFHGNMMNSLIGRADNTTPVMGGTQRNLMGGINFSDQWTKRTQFSGSYQANGQKGNSSVGSYTENLIPGDSSIFKTQQSGSQNHGNGQNLNLNFETDLDSADHLTIRANGSVNSNVSSNQNTSTSIKGVTVPLNNANSTSGSSNSTTNGGGSILWGRRLGKKGRNFSVSADINATNGTGSGTNQYQNTYFNPGRPDSLASANQYYTDPNKNFSYGVAVSYTEPLSKHSSLTADYRYSFVRSRTGRATSEWDSTTHRYDVPDSLLTNLFADRYWKHSGGLRYQYGSNHLQATAGLNLQDGENQSNNLSNGTTLSQRYLNLSPLATLDFMPKGGKSIRIDYQGQTTQPPLTALQPLVNNSNPLNVIIGNPGLRQSFTHSVGVSFRTFSRKDFSHVFASVRASVTENQVTDRTTVNLATGVDTTTYSNLNGNYNLSGNFDYGFRLKHPASNVGLGLDLGDMHSVGYINGILNTSSNYTLAGNIKWTSSLPDHLDLNVSYHPAYNIAVYSAEPSQNTHYAVQNLRVDGLYYSRNGWELGSDLTYTAYSGRPVGFNPTTYVWNASLAHLFFKRQQGELKLSAHDLLDQSASVNEVITPTMKQYNYGQMLGRYYLLTFTYHFKG